The proteins below are encoded in one region of Glandiceps talaboti chromosome 17, keGlaTala1.1, whole genome shotgun sequence:
- the LOC144448584 gene encoding uncharacterized protein LOC144448584, translated as MTKQWNICSLLGFILGCFLTTESTHIASLQLIPSATVVKSGELVEFGCLMVAFEEPGPSLYLRFEEDTRPSPMTGNRTDQTDDMFEFSTAWPRLATESGWYTCQARQYGSDYIFAETDPMEFSVYNINKSVDMELTVGENATLFCDVSGVDVSDDNIWVQWRKDGMNLTMIDEYMDCMYNNSMAMMSMNMTMDNDTLDMNSTANNSTMGNTTEMTDCGDPTRLMLYDVTSDDTGTYTCIVDFMFKDENYQVTGDIEVQVGELVVTTDSGTSAVYSSVIIILLTQLILHSDIIIPR; from the exons ATGACGAAACAGTGGAATATTTGTAGTTTGCTGGGTTTTATTTTAGGATGTTTCCTAACTACAGAGTCGACCCACATCG CGTCGTTACAATTAATACCTTCGGCAACAGTGGTTAAGAGTGGAGAACTTGTAGAGTTTGGCTGTCTGATGGTAGCATTCGAAGAACCAGGGCCAAGTCTCTACTTGAGGTTTGAAGAAGACACTAGACCATCACCGATGACAGGTAATAGGACAGATCAAACCGATGACATGTTTGAATTCTCAACGGCATGGCCGCGGTTGGCCACCGAGTCAGGATGGTACACGTGCCAAGCAAGACAATATGGAAGTGACTACATATTTGCAGAAACTGATCCGATGGAATTTTCCGTTTATAATATCA ACAAATCAGTCGATATGGAGCTTACTGTTGGAGAGAACGCTACACTATTCTGTGACGTCAGTGGTGTGGATGTTAGTGACGACAACATCTGGGTCCAGTGGAGGAAAGACGGCATGAACCTGACAATGATAGACGAATATATGGACTGCATGTATAATAATTCGATGGCTATGATGAGCATGAACATGACAATGGATAACGACACCTTGGACATGAATAGTACTGCAAATAATAGCACCATGGGAAATACAACTGAGATGACTGACTGTGGTGATCCTACCCGTCTTATGTTGTATGACGTCACCAGTGACGACACAGGGACATATACTTGTATAGTTGACTTCATGTTCAAGGATGAGAATTATCAAGTTACCGGAGATATAGAAGTACAGG TTGGTGAATTAGTCGTGACTACTGATTCAG GAACATCGGCGGTATACAGTTCAGTGATTATCATCTTGTTAACGCAGCTCATTCTCCACAGTGACATCATTATACCTCGATAG
- the LOC144448131 gene encoding uncharacterized protein RT0683-like, producing MVITIATLEYKFELHDYLRIQRGDCYMTAEQIDDLRFIVKKTTSVFDEMNISYWLDYGTLLGAIRNGDVLRHDTDGDISIMTNKTYKELQEKLQPVGIRLTLTSGQGFYRVLRGDSERVDGDDQVHVDIFKWNLVKGLCDNHPCKKVEMTQKFRKSLNIAVREYETIPLSWIIPTRKIDFADFKVYVPNRAEDVLKNRYPVTYRWTIPYKAKCWLPW from the exons ATGgtcattaccatagcaacattagaatacaagTTTGAATTACATGACTATCTCCGCATTCAAAGAGGAGACTGTTACATGACAGCGGAACAAATTGATGATTTGAGATTTATTGTGAAAAAAACCACCAGTGTGTTTGATGAGATGAACATCAGCTATTGGTTGGATTATGGCACACTTCTTGGAGCAATCAGAAATGGAGATGTTTTAAG GCATGATACAGATGGTGACATTTCAATtatgacaaacaaaacatataagGAACTACAAGAAAAACTTCAACCAGTTGGAATACGTCTAACACTGACAAGTGGACAGGGTTTTTACAGGGTGCTACGAGGTGATAGTGAACGAGTGGATGGTGATGATCAAGTACATGTTGATATCTTTAAGTGGAATTTGGTTAAAGGGTTATGTGATAACCATCCCTGTAAAAAGGTTGAAATGACTCAAAAATTCAGAAAAAGTCTCAACATTGCTGTTAGAGAATATGAAACAATACCACTTTCATGGATAATACCTACGAGGAAAATTGACTTCGCAGACTTCAAAGTTTATGTTCCAAATCGTGCAGAGGATGTCCTGAAAAATAGATATCCAGTGACTTACAGATGGACAATACCATACAAAGCAAAGTgttggttgccatggtag